The Corynebacterium sphenisci DSM 44792 genome includes the window CGGGACATCCGGTCCGCGAGATCCCCGGGCAACCCGGGTTCGGCCTCGCCGAGGTGGTCGAAGTCGACGGGGCTGACCCCGATCCGGAAGTCGTTGGGGGCCAGGAAGCGGCCGTTGGCGTCCTGCATGAGGAAATCCTCGATCTCCTGCTTCAGGCACTCCTCCAGCTCATTCGGCACCACCTTGCCGCCGAACACCCGGGCGAAGCCGTTGTCCAGCCCGCGTTGCAGCGAGCTGTCGAGTTTCCGGATGCGTCCGAGGAAATCCATCGAGGGCCGGTCACCTTCCCCCGGGGCGGTGGCCCCGGGTCTTCTGGGGTTCGGGGCGGGCGCGGGTGCGCGCCCGGGTGCACGTCGGGTGCGTGCGTCCGCGGCGCCGACCCGGGCGGGGCGACGCGCGGCGGTGCCCACCAGTATAGGTACAGGTGAGCGCGGGATACGAAGCCGTGGACCGGCGTATGGCCGAAACAGGGGTCGCTACCTGCGGATTTGGACTGGGCGCGATCGCTCGTGCTACCGTATGCGAGTCGCTACGGGCGAGTGGCGGAATGGCAGACGCGCTGGCTTCAGGTGCCAGTGTCCTTCGGGACGTGGGGGTTCAAGTCCCCCTTCGCCCACCGAGGCCGGAGGCCGCGGACCAGGTATGGTCCGCGGCCTCCGGTTTTTCCGTCGCCCCCGCCGGCCCCGGCGGGGGAGCGGGTAGGAAGGGGTCATGGACCCCGCCGAGCTGCTCGCCGATCTCGCCCACCGACCCGTCGCCGCCGCCCGGGCGCTGCCCACGATGGATGCGGCGACGCTGAACGCGCACCCCGGCGGGCACCCGAATTCCCCGGCCTGGCTGCTCTGGCACGCCGGCCGGCAGCTCGACGCCCAGCTCGCCGCGCTCACCGGGGCGGGGCAGATCTGGTCCGCCGGCCACCGGGGGCGGCTGGACCTGGGCCCGGCCGGCGACGGCATCGGCTACGGAGATTCCCCGGCGGCGGCGCACGCCATCCGCACCGCGGATCAGGAGGGGCTGGTGGACTACCTCGCCGCGGTCTGCGCCGCCGCGGCCGACTACGCCGCGGGCCTCACCCCGGAGCGGCTCGGGGAGGTCGTCGACGACTCCTGGGATCCCTCGGTGACCCGTGGGGTGCGCCTGGTGAGCATGCTCGACGACGCGATCGCGCACGTCGCCCAGGCGGCCTACGTCGCCGGGATGGCCGCCTAGCCCGCACCCGCGGCTACCCGATGCGCTCGCGCAGCCAGCCGGCGAGCACCTCGGCGTGGTTGTGCTCCCGGTCGGCGGCCCCGTAGACGAGCAGCAGCGGCTCCTCGGCGGTGGCCGCCGCGGCGCGGTCGAGCAGCTCGCGCAGCTGGTCCGCGGCCCCGTCATCGTCCTCGCCGCCGTGGTCGGCGTCGGCGAGCCGCTCGTCGAGCTCCGCCCGGTAGCGGCGGGTGAACTCGGCGAAGCGCTCCGGGTCGTGGCCGAACCATGTGCGCAGCCCCGGGGAGGGCGCCACCTGGGGCAGCCGGCCGGTGAGGTCCACATCGGCCTTGGCCACCCCGCGCGGCCACATCCGGTCCACCAGGATGCGCGCCCCCGCCGGGGCCTCGTCCCGGTGGCGCAGATCGTGGATCTTCAGGGTTCGGATTGCGTCGTTCACCTCGGTCATACCCCCGGTGTACCGCCGCGTCGCGGCGGGCGGCAAGCCGCGGCTACGCCGGCCGCGTCCGGCCGGCGTCCCGGGCCGCCCGGGCGGCGACCCGGCCCACCGGCACCGCGGAACCGGCCGCGATGGCCGCCCCGGCGAGCAGCAGCGCCGCGTATCCCGCGGCCGGCCCGCCGCCGAGGGCCGCCCCGGCCGGCGGGGCGAGCAGGGAGAGCACGAAGGGCGCCGCGAAGCCGAGGTAGGTCAGCGCGTAGAACACCCCGATCAGCGCCCCCAGCTGCGCGGGCGGGGAGATGAGCGCCACCTCGTGCAGGCCGGCGACCATCATCACCCCGTAGCTGCAGCCCAGCAGCGCCGCCACCGGCGGCACCGCCAGCGGATGCGGCCAGGCGGCTGTTGCGGCGGCGCCGAGCATCCCGGCCGCGGCGGCGCCGAGGCCGATCACGGACAGCGGCAGCCAGCCGGCGGCGGCCAGCCGGGCCGCCGCGGGCTGCACCGCCGCCCCGGAGCCCATCGCGAGGAAGGCGATGAGCCCGCTGTAGGCCACCGGCAGCCGCACCTGGTCGAGCACCAGCACCGGCAGCAGGGCGAAGGCGACGGTGACGCAGCCGAACACCCATGGCGCCCAGGCGGCGACGGCCCAGCCGAAGGCGCGGGTGCGCGCCGCCGGGGGGATCAGCGCCGGGCGGGACCCGGGCCGGCCCGGCGCCGGCGGCCGAGTCTCCGGGGCGGCGCGCAGCAGGGGTGCGACGAGGGCGACGAGCGCCAGGTGCACCAGGTAGGGGGTGAGCTCCGGGGCGGGGGCGAATTCGGCGACCAGACCGGAGACCAGGGGGCCGCCGCCGAAGCCGGCGGAGACCGCCGCGGTGGCCCGCCGTGGCCCGGCCGCCGGCCGGTCCGCGCTGAGCTCCTTGATCCAGGCCGCCCCGCAGGCCATCGCCATGCCCACCCCGGCGCCGACGATGCACCGGCCGGCGAACAGGGCCGGTGCGCCGAGCGCCGCCCCGGCGGCGAGCACCGCGGAGCCGGCGCCGGCGAGCAGCAGCGCCGGGCGCAGGATCGCCGAGCGGCCCAGCCGGTCCGAGGCGCGGCCGGCGAGCAGCAGGGCGGGCACCAGGCCGGCGGCGTAGACGCCGAGCATCGCGGTCACCGAGGGCTGCCCGATGCCCTCGGCGGAGCGGTACACCTCGAGCATCGGGGCGAAGAGGTTCGCGCCGAAGCCGATGGTGAACATGGCGAGCCCGACCCGCCGCCAGGCGCCGGGATCGGGGGTGGCCGGGGGTGCGGAGGGGGTGCAATCGGGGGTATGGGCCGGCTCCATGGATCGAGCCTAGCGCCCTGCTCTCCCCCGCAAAAGGGTTTCGCCGCACCCGGGGGCGCGGCCACCGGATTTCCCGTTCACCCGCCCCGGGTCGGACCCCGGCGGGCCCGGATCGTCGGATCCGGGCGGCCCCCGGTTCCCGGCCGGCGGCGGGGAACCGGCGGCCCCGGCGACGCGACTTTTCGGCATGACCACCATGACGGCGGGTGACCCCGCCCCCAGCCCCAGCCCGTCCAGCCCGCCGCCGGATCCGGGCCCGCCCGGCCGCGGCGGCGCCGGCCCGCGGGCGCTGATCCACCGGATGCACTCCATCGCCGGGGTGTTCGTGGCGCCGCTGCTGCTCATCGCCGCGCTCACCGGCCTCGGCTACGCCGCCGCGCCCACCCTGGAGGCGGTGCTGCACCAGCAGGAGTTCACCGCCCCCTCCACGCTGCCGGACCGGCCGGTGGCGGAGCGGATCGACGCCGCCGCCCGGGTGCACCCCGATCTGCCGGTGACCGCGCTGCGGCTGCCCGCCGACTCCGCGGAGACCACCCGGGTGCTCTTCGCCGACCCGGGCCTGGGCGAACCCCGGGCCCGGCGGGCGGTGTTCGTCGACGCCGGGGACCTGGCGGTGCGCGGGGACGCGGTGCAGTACGGCGGTTCCGCGCTGGTGCTGCGCAACTGGCTCGCCGAGGGCCACGGCAGCCTGTGGCTGGGCGCGCCCGGCCGGCTCTACGCGGAGACCGCCGCGTCCTGGCTGGGCGCGCTCACCCTCGGCGGGCTGTGGCTGTGGTGGGACCGGCGGCGCCGGACCCGCCGCCGCGCCGCCGCCGGCCCGCGCCGGGCGCCCCGGGCGGAGTCGGCCCGCGCCACCCAGCTGCGCCGGCATTCCCGGGCCGGGGTGTGGTTGGCCGCGGGCCTGCTCTTCCTCACCTTCACCGGGCTGACCTGGTCCCTGGTCGCCGGGGAGGCGATCGGCGCGGTGCGCGGCGCGTTCGGCTGGTACGCGCCGACCCCGGCGGTCGTCGCCGGCGCCCCCGCCGCGGGCCATGGCCACGGTCACGGGCACTCCGGGCACGGCGCCGCCCCGGCCCCGGATCCGGCGGCCTCCCGGGAGCTCGCCGGGCAGGCGGACCTGGTGGTCGACCGGGCGCGCCGGGCCGGGCTGACCGGGGTGCTCGACGTGGCGCTGCCGGAGGCCCCGGGGCAGGCCTGGCGGGTCACCGAGGCCCGGGTGCCGTGGCGCTTCAGCCGGGATGCGGTGACCGTGGACGGGGCGACCGGGGAGCTGGTGGACCGGGTGGACTTCGCGGACTGGCCGTTCGCCGCCAAGGCCACCGAATGGCTCATCGGCGCCCATGCCGGGCGGCTGCTCGGCTGGGTGAACCAGCTGGCGCTGGCGGGGATCGCGGTGGGCCTCATCGCGCTCATCCTGCGCGGCTACCGGATGTGGTTCCTGCGCGGCCGGGACGGCCGGCCGGGGCGGCTGGCCCCGCCGAGCCGGTGGCGCGCGCTGCGCCCGGTGCCGACCGCGGCGGTGGTGCTGGCGATCCTGGCCTATTCGGCGCTGGCCCCGATGTTCGGGCTGAGCCTGCTGCTCTTCCTGGTGCTCGACGGGGCATGGCGGGTGCTGCCGCGGCGGCGGGCGCGGCGGGCCGGGGCCACCGGGGGTGCCGCCCCTATGGAAGCTGATAAGCTTCGCATATGAAAAATTCCTGGTCCATGATCGCCCCCGGCGCCGTCTCCCTCGCCGCCGCCGGCGCCCTGCTGCTCGCCGCCGTCCCCGCCGGGGCCGCCCCGGCCATCCCGGGCCTGCCGGGGTCCCCCGCGGCCGGGTCCGCGGACATCGCCGACCTGCCCGAGCTGCCGGAGCTGCCCGGGCTGCCCGGCGGCGACGCGGCCGGGGACCCGCCCGCCGAGTTCCCCGGGCTGCCGGTGAGCTCCTCGGACCTGCCCGGACTCGGCGCCCTCGGCGGCGGGGAGCCGCTCAGCCGGGTCGACCACGTCGACCTGGCCGGCTACGCCGGCACCTGGCACCAGCTCGCCGCGGTGCCGCAGCCCTTCACCCTGCAATGCGCCCGGGACGTCACCGCCGTGTACACGGTGCAGGCCGCCGACCGGGTCGGGGTGCGCAACACCTGCGTGGACTGGACCGGGAAATCCTCCGGGATCACGGGCCGGGCCACGGTGCGGGATCCGGAAACGAACGCGGCGCTGCGGGTCAGCTTCGACGGGGTGCCCTTCCAGGACCCCGAGGGCGAGGCGAACTACATCATCACCTACCTCGCCGATGACGTCGCCATCGTCGGCGGCCCGGAGCGCACCAGCGGCTTCGTGCTGGCCCGGGGCACCGCGCTGAGCCCGGGGCGCTGGGCGGAGATCACCGCGATCATCGCCGACCGCGGCTGGTCGCCCTGCCTCTTCCTGACCACCCCCACCACCGGCGGGGAGGAGCGCACCCTGCCGCTCTGCGCGATCTAGGGCGCCCCCGCGCCGACCCGGCCCCGCACCCCGCACGGGTGCGGGGCCGGGTCAGGCGAGCAGCAGCACCGCCGGGGCGATCAGGCC containing:
- a CDS encoding DinB family protein, which translates into the protein MDPAELLADLAHRPVAAARALPTMDAATLNAHPGGHPNSPAWLLWHAGRQLDAQLAALTGAGQIWSAGHRGRLDLGPAGDGIGYGDSPAAAHAIRTADQEGLVDYLAAVCAAAADYAAGLTPERLGEVVDDSWDPSVTRGVRLVSMLDDAIAHVAQAAYVAGMAA
- a CDS encoding DUF488 domain-containing protein, yielding MTEVNDAIRTLKIHDLRHRDEAPAGARILVDRMWPRGVAKADVDLTGRLPQVAPSPGLRTWFGHDPERFAEFTRRYRAELDERLADADHGGEDDDGAADQLRELLDRAAAATAEEPLLLVYGAADREHNHAEVLAGWLRERIG
- a CDS encoding MFS transporter gives rise to the protein MEPAHTPDCTPSAPPATPDPGAWRRVGLAMFTIGFGANLFAPMLEVYRSAEGIGQPSVTAMLGVYAAGLVPALLLAGRASDRLGRSAILRPALLLAGAGSAVLAAGAALGAPALFAGRCIVGAGVGMAMACGAAWIKELSADRPAAGPRRATAAVSAGFGGGPLVSGLVAEFAPAPELTPYLVHLALVALVAPLLRAAPETRPPAPGRPGSRPALIPPAARTRAFGWAVAAWAPWVFGCVTVAFALLPVLVLDQVRLPVAYSGLIAFLAMGSGAAVQPAAARLAAAGWLPLSVIGLGAAAAGMLGAAATAAWPHPLAVPPVAALLGCSYGVMMVAGLHEVALISPPAQLGALIGVFYALTYLGFAAPFVLSLLAPPAGAALGGGPAAGYAALLLAGAAIAAGSAVPVGRVAARAARDAGRTRPA
- a CDS encoding PepSY-associated TM helix domain-containing protein: MTTMTAGDPAPSPSPSSPPPDPGPPGRGGAGPRALIHRMHSIAGVFVAPLLLIAALTGLGYAAAPTLEAVLHQQEFTAPSTLPDRPVAERIDAAARVHPDLPVTALRLPADSAETTRVLFADPGLGEPRARRAVFVDAGDLAVRGDAVQYGGSALVLRNWLAEGHGSLWLGAPGRLYAETAASWLGALTLGGLWLWWDRRRRTRRRAAAGPRRAPRAESARATQLRRHSRAGVWLAAGLLFLTFTGLTWSLVAGEAIGAVRGAFGWYAPTPAVVAGAPAAGHGHGHGHSGHGAAPAPDPAASRELAGQADLVVDRARRAGLTGVLDVALPEAPGQAWRVTEARVPWRFSRDAVTVDGATGELVDRVDFADWPFAAKATEWLIGAHAGRLLGWVNQLALAGIAVGLIALILRGYRMWFLRGRDGRPGRLAPPSRWRALRPVPTAAVVLAILAYSALAPMFGLSLLLFLVLDGAWRVLPRRRARRAGATGGAAPMEADKLRI
- a CDS encoding lipocalin family protein, with protein sequence MKNSWSMIAPGAVSLAAAGALLLAAVPAGAAPAIPGLPGSPAAGSADIADLPELPELPGLPGGDAAGDPPAEFPGLPVSSSDLPGLGALGGGEPLSRVDHVDLAGYAGTWHQLAAVPQPFTLQCARDVTAVYTVQAADRVGVRNTCVDWTGKSSGITGRATVRDPETNAALRVSFDGVPFQDPEGEANYIITYLADDVAIVGGPERTSGFVLARGTALSPGRWAEITAIIADRGWSPCLFLTTPTTGGEERTLPLCAI